The region TGCATTTGTGGAACAGAACTGATTTTGGGAGGGATAACAGAAATTGCTTACCTGAACTGAAATGCAGTTCTCTCCAAGTCAGGGACAATGCCAGATGCCACTCCAGGCCCACTGCCTCTATGGAtatgaaagaaaggaaaagaaaaatgaaccaCTACTAATCGTGCAGTTGCTTCAATGGGttggggggaaggtggtgacaagggtgggagAGGCACGGGATCAGCAGCGCCAGCACGTGCTGTACTCTATCCTTCATCCTGCCTTGATACACTGACACAGATCAACCTGGGACTTGTGCCCATTATAGAGCTGatgtaggtccaagttgacccattgtggctgctggggcttaccctggggcaaaaggccaaatgtccccttacctcaaggagacctccagcagccaaaattcccccataggatgcTAAGCAGCCTGTGCCGGCACTGCAGCATCACCGCACAGTTAGGAATTTAGTTAGGGCTGGGCTGAAAGCCTTATGGTATTGCATCAAGAGCACCAACAACAACTGGTACAATTTTAGcctttgttatttttattgtgccatcaatgtgcatggccCCTTACAACATAAAGCAAAAAAGACAGGTCCCTGACCTGAGAGGCTTACCATTTACATATTTTTAACACTTATTTTTATTTGATATTCATATATGAAAAAATTGGTAAGCAAAAATAATTTAGAATAACAATATTGTTAATGACACAAGGTGGGcacacagagggagggaagagagatggAGTCAGGGGAAACAAATATGGGGGGGTCCTTTGGCTGCAGATCcggatgaccccccccccccactcccctcaggattttctgaggcttggagaggtAATGTGCCACTGCACACCACGCAGCATTAGAAAggctccaggtggcattctgaaCCTTGGAGAGGCCACCCACAGTGGCTCATggcttctctgaggctcagaagggctctggacaCAACCGGAGCAAGGTTCCAGTTGCATTCGGAGCCCTGGTGGGCCGAaaatcatggatttgattatccacgattTTCAGTctccggagggtggggggggggggtctgggaatggatccacTGTGGTTACATAGGCGCCACCTGTATGCTTGTTTGTTCCATGTAGGTAgtttagaccccaatcctattggaattTTTCACTGCGAGAATACTAGTTCTGGCAGTACGAAGCCATTTATGGCGCATAAAGGTCAGACTGTTTTCATGTGCAAATAGTCAATGAAACtgtgcatgtggctgcagctctgGGAGGTTCTCCAGGTGCTGGTATATTGGCAGTAGGAGTGAACCATGGGCAGGAAGTAATGCCATTTTTGAGGCATGCAAAATTAATGCATGTTCCTTGGGACATTTGCTTAAGGACTGGAGATGCTCCACTAAATAACATAATCCAAGTATCTGCAGTACTTTTTCTCCTCAATAGCAGTTGCACTATATGTGCTCTTGGTTCACAATTTATTCAATGGGTATTATTTTTCCCTTCAAGGCACACAAGATGGGAATCGGTGAAGGAGGAAACCAAACCATCAACACAGAATTAGTTCTCCAGGGGTTTGGTGATGTCCAAGATCTGCAAATTGTCCTTTTTGTCTTGTTTCTAGGGATCTACATCCTCACCGTGTCTGGGAACATCCTCATCATTGGATTAGTTGTGGCAAAGACTAACcttcacacccccatgtactttttccttgcAAACCTCTCCAGCCTGGAGACCATGTACACTTCGACCATCTTGCCCAAGATCCTTGTCGATTTTATGACTGGAAACAGAACAATTTCCATTCCTGGCTGCATTGCCCAGTTCTATTTCTTTTCTGCTTTGGTGGTCACAGAATGTAGCCTCCTAGCCATGATGTCTTATGATAGGTTCATCGCAATATGTAAGCCTCTCCATTATGCAAACCTTATGAGTGACAGACTCTGTGTGTTCATGGCAGCTGGGTGTTGGATTACTGGGTTCCTGGCAATGTCAGTAATGATCTATCTGATGACCACATTGACCTTCTGTGGCAACAATGAAATCCAACATTTCTTTTGTGACTTTACTCCAGTAGGCCAAATAGCCTGCAGTGGACGGCAGAAATATGAATTGACGGGATTCATCTTTTCAGTCATCTTCATCCTTCCTCCCTTTTTATTGACTCTGACATCGTACATGCTGATAATCAGGAACATCTTGAAAATCCCATCGGCCACCGGACGGCAAAAGGCTTTCTCCACCTGCTCTTCTCACCTCATGGTAGTTACCATTTATTATGGGACTCTAGTGATTGTCTATGTGCTGCCAAACACAGAAGAGATGAGAAAGCTAAACAAAGTGTTCTCGGTCTTTTACACCATCCTCACACCTTTAGTCAATCCTCTGATCTACAGCCTGAGGAACAGAGAAATAAAGGAGGCCATTAGAAAATCTCTTGGCAGATTGATTCATGCCATGAGACCACAGAACGTCCAAGGATAGGTTCCTTTACATTAGGATAGAATGATGTACATCTTCTCTGTACCTCTCTGAATAGAATATCTCTGTATCATATTTTCTGCCAGACCACTACTATGTGTGTATAGCTACAGAAATGGTTGTAGTCTGGGAAATGTGATCCGCTGTAGCAATAGCATCTTTCCATTGTATTAGAATCTAATTTCGGTTCAAATGCTGATCTTAGCAGCTACTGTATCTATTCACCAATGTATTTTGAATGTTGTGTTAGAAAATACAAGATTTTGTGGTGGTCTGATATACATTCTGGTATTTGTTTATTGATCACATCAAAGTGTACATTTCAGAGCAAGTGGTACAGTGTTGATGTCTGTCTGGTTCATTAGCTAATGCATTCGTTCAAGAAAACATTGAATATCTGATTCAAAATTGTGTTTGATATCTTTTTTTGGTAgcatctgatttaaaaaaaaacacacttttgaATCAtatcagaatttttttaaaagctttttttaaaaaaaaaattggcacaaTCTCAAATTTCCTTTTTTTGCACTTAGGATCACTGTGTgtctaatggtccaatcctaatccCCTCTACCATCGGTGAAACTAGCCAGCAGAAGTTGCTTTAAAGCTGTTGTGAAGCAGCCTCCATTGACAAGTGCAGCAGGACTGCTACCATAAGAGGTGGCACATGTTTGAGTAGAGGAAATGGGCAGGGATTCtagaaaaggaggggaaaggatcTGGCATCCACCATTGCCACCCTCTcttgtctcctcactgcccccagttcctcccccttccctgcccagaaacatccctgatcctcccattccctccccccgtTCCTCCAACCCCCACTGCTGACCCACCTCTCATCAGAGGACAGAAGCCTTAGCATCAGTCTGCATACAAGGCCACCAGCGACTGCACTGACAGCCTCATCATGCATGTTGGGGGTACCGGGATGCATGACACTGTGATGCATCATACACCAGGACCCAGGCAGATCAGCTGGCAGGAAGAACTCACTCACCTTAAAAAAACATGATTCCAAAATATTTCAAGGGAAAGTAATTGTGCCTGGGAAGCTACATCAGTGCAAGAAAATTGGTACTTGATGTGCTATCAGGCAGACACATTTTAACACACACTCATGCACACTATGATAGGACCAATGGTATTGGTAGGTATCTTTATGCTGATggctctcagtgtaagggaaaATGGAAACAAAAGAGCATTGTATTGTGATGCATCCATTAGCATCTTATCTCTATTCATTGTCACTAATACATTCCATCAACAAGATTATATACAGGATAAATGTTATTAAAATAATTAGTAGTTGACAATCCACATAAACCAATAAATGTAAACAGCAAAGCAGAACCTTGCAAGATGATGTCTTTGCAATGCAATACTGCACAATGAAGGCCTCTAACCCTATCTGATCCTCTGGAGTTTTGTCTAATTTTAAAAGATATTTCAAAGAAAAGGCGTATCTTTTAAAACAGGGTTGGTCTGGCCCTTGCCCAAGGGTTGGATCAGAGGTTTGGCTGAATCATTCCCTCCCATGACCAGCTCTCACTGTTTCAGAGTGCCGCAGCTCTTCTTGTCCCCTGATCAGGACAACGCAACGCTCTGGCCAGTTGCATCTTCACAGAAATCAGGGCACAATGCACGTGGGGGCATCTCACCATAGATGTGACTGACCAGAGTGTCACGTTGTCCCGATCTGGGGACAAGTAGAAATATGGCACTCTGGAAGTGTGAGTGCCGATTGAGCCGGGGAATACAATCCCGTTGAGCAGCAGGCACGAGTTTGAGGCAGAAATACCAAATACAAGATGGTATTTCTTCCATATGGTAGAAATATGGAGTTCAAAGTtgtcccaaggggaggggaatgcCCTATTCTTCACCTTACAGAAAGGATAGATCCACCTGAAAAGTTGGTCTGATTCCAACATGTGCACTTTCCAACATGGTCTCAGAACTGGCGGGAGACCCACCATCCCATTCTCCCAGAAGCGATGGCTTCCTGTGCCATCAATGTCCAGGAATTAACTTTTTAAAGGAGAGCTGttcagctgcacatgctctgtAGGGACTGGATTGACCAATTGCACCTGCTTGTTGGAGGCTGAGCTGACCTTTTGCTCTGTTCTGTTATGGCTGAGATGTGGTCTGTACCTACATGGAACATATATGCAGGCAATTTATGTGTCAATGTGCTGCAGGTGTATTGGGCAGCCCTGTTGAGTCACTGAGGTGGAGGAGCCCAGCTTGcaatttctgaaggctggggagagcCTGTCTTGGTGGGTGTTACTAGACAcatcccccccatacacacacaggggTACTTTGCTAAGCAGGAGAGATagtctgcatagacatgcattcTTACTTTATGATTTACCAAGGAAAACTCTTTAGGCAAAGGTTACCAGGGATGCCTTAGGACATGTTTGGTACACTTCATGCATGCACTAAAACATGTTTTTCCTGGAACCCGAAACTGATGGAACCTGTCAAAAACTGGGTGcacacccaccaaaaattgacacAAATATTTAATAGATGTCACACAAAAAGGGGACGAGTTTTAAAGAAATGATGTAAAACTCATCCAGGGATTAATATATGATAGATAGATTCCATCCAGGGATAggaaggaggtctggctcagttgatagagctgctgctttgtatgcctgaagatctgaggctgccagtttgaaacaaccggaagtacccaggaactgacaacatgctgatatactgatgagctgaccctcggtggcagagaggagttgccgtcaagtggagtgagGAGGCGatgggccagagagaggccagactgggaaggaatccagctggaagcaggagttctatgaaagactagaactattcaattgtaaaaattcctacaggggtttagaacagcctgcctatgtaaaccgccttggattaaagtctgaggagaaatctgacgaccaaagaaaggcggtacataaatatctgtataaataaataaatatcacagttgggatggaaaagaaaaaggaatcgTATAGTTAACCATTAATCCAAAAGAAAGTCTTTTAAGGTGGCAATACTTGACACAACTTGCAGGTGTCACTGTTTTCAATGCATGTGGGAATACTGCCTCTTTAAGGCTTCATTAACGTTTGGTGTTGAAGTTATCAAGGGCATAGATATAAATATTATTCTCAATAACTGTAAGTTTGTATTAGCAAAAGTCCTAAGGGAGTGTTTAAAATGTAACATGTTTGAGTGAATCAACAGAGACAACCAAGTCCCAAGACAGAAACAGGGAGAGGGAATTACAGTAAATAAAAGCTTCACGGAACATAAGATAGTCATTACAGAAAGATCTGAGACATGGGATATGCATGTGGTAGATGGTAGGCTTCTTATTTCTGTTCACCTgtgttatttaattatttatgttTTTGCTGCAAACttaataaggctatgctttgacattcaacctttttttttttacgagTACTTTTGTCCATGCTGTGGTCCCTAACCAGaggaaagtgcaaggtattgctgtattggGTTTACAAAGGAATACTAAGGAAATGTAAGTGTATTGGCCTTTATAAGTCATTATCTGCCATCATACAGGCTGTATACCATTGTAATCACAAACAGAAACACAAACATACAAGCATGCAATTGTGTCTAATGATGTATTTTTCTACCCCGTATGCACATTCACTATGCAGttctctgtacgtctactcaaaagaaagtcccattgagttcaatgggagccTGCAGTCCTCACGGAGGTCTAAAAGCCAGCGGTACCTTC is a window of Tiliqua scincoides isolate rTilSci1 chromosome 5, rTilSci1.hap2, whole genome shotgun sequence DNA encoding:
- the LOC136652509 gene encoding olfactory receptor 6B1-like, producing MGIGEGGNQTINTELVLQGFGDVQDLQIVLFVLFLGIYILTVSGNILIIGLVVAKTNLHTPMYFFLANLSSLETMYTSTILPKILVDFMTGNRTISIPGCIAQFYFFSALVVTECSLLAMMSYDRFIAICKPLHYANLMSDRLCVFMAAGCWITGFLAMSVMIYLMTTLTFCGNNEIQHFFCDFTPVGQIACSGRQKYELTGFIFSVIFILPPFLLTLTSYMLIIRNILKIPSATGRQKAFSTCSSHLMVVTIYYGTLVIVYVLPNTEEMRKLNKVFSVFYTILTPLVNPLIYSLRNREIKEAIRKSLGRLIHAMRPQNVQG